A genomic stretch from Juglans microcarpa x Juglans regia isolate MS1-56 chromosome 3S, Jm3101_v1.0, whole genome shotgun sequence includes:
- the LOC121257050 gene encoding O-acyltransferase WSD1-like isoform X1 has protein sequence MMLMGNGKASSSNREVALSPAARLFHAPRFNCYIIAIIGCKTPINPNVVKAGLEHTLLKHPRFSSKLVVDGSKYCRKQKWSQTKVNMEDHVIVPELDSNIDFPDRFVEDYVSNLTRTPLDLSKPLWEIHLLNIKTSDAEAVGIFRIHHSMGDGASLISLLLACTRKTSDPEALPTIPAKNRASSNNSNGFWWFLLAFWLFLRLIWNTVVDILLIAATILFLKDMKTPIKGAPGVELNIKKFVHRAVSLDDIKLVKNAMNTTVNDVVVGVTQAGLSRYLNRRYAGEEQKDGRVKQRKTNIPKGTHFRATILVNLRKTVGIQDLADMMAKGSKTRWGNLIGYLLLPFSIALQDDPLEYVRQAKATIDRKKLSREAICTYSCAELVLRTFGAKVAAAITHRAISNTTMAISGLVGPQEEISFYGHPMAYLAPYVYGHPHALTFHFQSYMNKMTIALSVDPSVIPDPHLLCDDLEESLKLIRDAVVRKGLIKDIV, from the exons ATGATGCTGATGGGCAATGGTAAGGCATCATCAAGCAATCGTGAGGTGGCGTTAAGTCCAGCAGCTCGGTTGTTTCATGCTCCACGCTTCAACTGTTATATCATCGCCATCATCGGTTGCAAGACGCCAATCAATCCTAACGTTGTTAAAGCTGGTTTGGAACATACTTTGCTCAAGCATCCTAGATTCTCCAGCAAGTTG GTCGTTGATGGCAGCAAGTACTGCAGAAAGCAAAAATGGAGTCAAACGAAAGTAAATATGGAGGATCATGTTATTGTTCCTGAATTGGATTCCAACATAGATTTTCCAGACAGATTTGTGGAAGACTATGTGTCAAATCTCACAAGAACTCCCTTAGacctctcaaaaccattatgggAAATCCACCTTCTCAACATCAAAACCTCAGATGCAGAGGCTGTTGGGATTTTTAGGATCCACCACTCAATGGGGGATGGTGCATCTCTAATATCTCTTCTCCTAGCTTGCACGAGAAAAACCTCTGACCCTGAAGCATTGCCTACTATTCCAGCCAAAAACCGTGCAAGTTCAAATAATTCGAACGGGTTTTGGTGGTTCCTTTTAGCATTTTGGTTGTTTTTAAGGTTGATTTGGAACACTGTGGTGGATATCTTATTGATTGCGGCGaccattttatttctaaaagaCATGAAAACTCCAATCAAAGGTGCACCTGGAGTTGAGCTGAACATCAAGAAATTCGTACATCGGGCGGTCAGTTTGGACGACATAAAGCTCGTGAAGAATGCAATGAACACG ACTGTCAATGACGTAGTTGTTGGAGTAACTCAAGCTGGCCTTTCCAGATATCTGAACCGTAGATACG CAGGTGAGGAGCAGAAAGATGGGCGAGTGAAGCAGAGGAAAACCAATATTCCAAAAGGTACCCACTTTAGGGCAACCATTCTTGTCAATCTACGAAAAACTGTAGGAATCCAG GATCTGGCTGATATGATGGCTAAGGGGTCGAAGACCAGGTGGGGCAATTTGATCGGATACTTGCTCCTTCCCTTCAGCATTGCTTTGCAAGACGACCCATTGGAGTATGTTCGACAAGCTAAGGCCACCATTGACAGAAAAAAGCTCTCACGTGAAGCTATATGCACATATTCGTGTGCTGAGTTAGTACTCAGAACATTTGGAGCCAAG GTTGCTGCTGCCATAACGCACAGAGCAATCTCCAACACAACAATGGCCATTTCCGGCTTGGTTGGCCCGCAGGAAGAAATTAGCTTTTATGGCCATCCAATGGCTTACCTTGCTCCTTATGTTTATGGGCACCCACAT GCACTGACTTTCCATTTCCAAAGTTACATGAACAAGATGACCATTGCTTTGTCTGTTGATCCAAGTGTGATTCCTGATCCTCACCTGCTCTGCGACGATTTAGAGGAATCGCTCAAACTCATTCGAGATGCAGTAGTGAGAAAAGGACTAATCAAGGATATTGTCTAA
- the LOC121257050 gene encoding O-acyltransferase WSD1-like isoform X2, with the protein MMLMGNGKASSSNREVALSPAARLFHAPRFNCYIIAIIGCKTPINPNVVKAGLEHTLLKHPRFSSKLVVDGSKYCRKQKWSQTKVNMEDHVIVPELDSNIDFPDRFVEDYVSNLTRTPLDLSKPLWEIHLLNIKTSDAEAVGIFRIHHSMGDGASLISLLLACTRKTSDPEALPTIPAKNRASSNNSNGFWWFLLAFWLFLRLIWNTVVDILLIAATILFLKDMKTPIKGAPGVELNIKKFVHRAVSLDDIKLVKNAMNTTVNDVVVGVTQAGLSRYLNRRYGEEQKDGRVKQRKTNIPKGTHFRATILVNLRKTVGIQDLADMMAKGSKTRWGNLIGYLLLPFSIALQDDPLEYVRQAKATIDRKKLSREAICTYSCAELVLRTFGAKVAAAITHRAISNTTMAISGLVGPQEEISFYGHPMAYLAPYVYGHPHALTFHFQSYMNKMTIALSVDPSVIPDPHLLCDDLEESLKLIRDAVVRKGLIKDIV; encoded by the exons ATGATGCTGATGGGCAATGGTAAGGCATCATCAAGCAATCGTGAGGTGGCGTTAAGTCCAGCAGCTCGGTTGTTTCATGCTCCACGCTTCAACTGTTATATCATCGCCATCATCGGTTGCAAGACGCCAATCAATCCTAACGTTGTTAAAGCTGGTTTGGAACATACTTTGCTCAAGCATCCTAGATTCTCCAGCAAGTTG GTCGTTGATGGCAGCAAGTACTGCAGAAAGCAAAAATGGAGTCAAACGAAAGTAAATATGGAGGATCATGTTATTGTTCCTGAATTGGATTCCAACATAGATTTTCCAGACAGATTTGTGGAAGACTATGTGTCAAATCTCACAAGAACTCCCTTAGacctctcaaaaccattatgggAAATCCACCTTCTCAACATCAAAACCTCAGATGCAGAGGCTGTTGGGATTTTTAGGATCCACCACTCAATGGGGGATGGTGCATCTCTAATATCTCTTCTCCTAGCTTGCACGAGAAAAACCTCTGACCCTGAAGCATTGCCTACTATTCCAGCCAAAAACCGTGCAAGTTCAAATAATTCGAACGGGTTTTGGTGGTTCCTTTTAGCATTTTGGTTGTTTTTAAGGTTGATTTGGAACACTGTGGTGGATATCTTATTGATTGCGGCGaccattttatttctaaaagaCATGAAAACTCCAATCAAAGGTGCACCTGGAGTTGAGCTGAACATCAAGAAATTCGTACATCGGGCGGTCAGTTTGGACGACATAAAGCTCGTGAAGAATGCAATGAACACG ACTGTCAATGACGTAGTTGTTGGAGTAACTCAAGCTGGCCTTTCCAGATATCTGAACCGTAGATACG GTGAGGAGCAGAAAGATGGGCGAGTGAAGCAGAGGAAAACCAATATTCCAAAAGGTACCCACTTTAGGGCAACCATTCTTGTCAATCTACGAAAAACTGTAGGAATCCAG GATCTGGCTGATATGATGGCTAAGGGGTCGAAGACCAGGTGGGGCAATTTGATCGGATACTTGCTCCTTCCCTTCAGCATTGCTTTGCAAGACGACCCATTGGAGTATGTTCGACAAGCTAAGGCCACCATTGACAGAAAAAAGCTCTCACGTGAAGCTATATGCACATATTCGTGTGCTGAGTTAGTACTCAGAACATTTGGAGCCAAG GTTGCTGCTGCCATAACGCACAGAGCAATCTCCAACACAACAATGGCCATTTCCGGCTTGGTTGGCCCGCAGGAAGAAATTAGCTTTTATGGCCATCCAATGGCTTACCTTGCTCCTTATGTTTATGGGCACCCACAT GCACTGACTTTCCATTTCCAAAGTTACATGAACAAGATGACCATTGCTTTGTCTGTTGATCCAAGTGTGATTCCTGATCCTCACCTGCTCTGCGACGATTTAGAGGAATCGCTCAAACTCATTCGAGATGCAGTAGTGAGAAAAGGACTAATCAAGGATATTGTCTAA